A single Alosa sapidissima isolate fAloSap1 chromosome 17, fAloSap1.pri, whole genome shotgun sequence DNA region contains:
- the sycp2l gene encoding synaptonemal complex protein 2-like isoform X4 codes for MLLLPPLASRLAYNSFLNIPYLLSAFTYMLTWYERTMEQIILSEEATPEQMTFLEAFYDIAVKLSHGIIEGKATIRTLLILRFGALVADERANYKLRLDAIQTINSMVDGISKDDRRDICQCSSLSQLLEDFANALLKGGDYEFQVAVTEALSRMTVKRTREDIAHKWFGDKGLASSFIGIKYGEFETDCRIFLNEVNLSFGDERRVFTFPCSRVFLGPTELYKPDDVHLKEFWVDFNVGSSCITFSVDDPENSLWGSICLVKTSVRFYELSTVTDQLLLTIWTTSPVVPYGKLSGQTVYMYFSPCLDIASALQKVFGDIPQPKGSVPERQTAPLASYIEDSSSEPPGAVTEDSPSPQITNEDTEMSQAEVSVQQEEESTPTQDVFLMRNDSDTEVEVKHNLEPTRRLSKRSQVTKPDNVSFWTALKIYKVMRARTRFLSKPASTNVSHPTVSASTTEKKVPQKTRGEGSNWADLEGNSIATDKLSPCHTSTPTCTYTRKKPKVKGRLRVLPLSSPSSGEEDHVKTLSSIQKTSAANLQVISEISECEKGQTDAMADSGFLELSVLDSTIPETLPCDLADKESALAQESSFQSRKRPLKSPEPSVIQRREQAGVGLQSRGLFHSHPQEGAADPVMADEEDSEADIMGPDVISAFRSFKSQLLDHVFAKYQKIETRSLQSLSDCQNQVVTLLKTVQTQRLQLLERFEEVVVEQLGRLEQDCRSLRNIEQETMTFWKTEYQAVRSFCERQQSRLDSLEICRGNTTQHAPAPQAEEEDASME; via the exons ATGTTGCTCTTGCCTCCCCTGGCTTCTAGACTAGCCTACAACAGTTTCTTAAACATTCCCTATCTGTTGTCTGCGTTTACCTACATGCTCACTTGGTATGAGAGGACAATGGAGCAAATAATCCTGAGTGAAGAAGCAACTCCAGAGCAGATGACTTTCCTAGAGGCTTTCTATGATATTGCTGTG AAACTTTCTCATGGCATTATTGAAG GCAAAGCTACAATCAGGACTCTTCTTATTCTGCGCTTTGGGGCTCTTGTGGCAGATGAGAGGGCAAACTACAAACTTCGCCTTGAT GCCATTCAGACAATTAACTCCATGGTGGATGGGATTTCCAAGGATGACCGGCGAGATATTTGTCAATGCTCTTCTCTTTCTCAGCTCCt GGAAGACTTTGCCAATGCTTTGTTGAAAGGTGGAG ATTATGAGTTTCAGGTTGCTGTGACTGAGGCACTGTCACGCATGACCGTaaagaggacaagagaggacATTGCCCACAAGTGGTTTGGTGACAAAGGACTGGCATCCTCTTTTATTGGTATTAAATACGGAGAGTTCGAAACA GATTGCCGGATATTTCTAAATGAAGTAAATCTCTCATTTGGAGATGAAAGAAG AGTTTTCACATTTCCCTGCTCAAGAGTGTTTCTTGGCCCTACTGAG CTTTACAAGCCTGATGATGTACACCTCAAGGAGTTCTGGGTGGATTTCAACGTTGGTTCATCCTGCATCACCTTCTCTGTGGATGATCCAGAG AACTCTCTCTGGGGGTCTATCTGCTTGGTGAAGACATCTGTTCGATTCTATGAACTGTCAA CAGTGACTGACCAACTACTCCTGACTATCTGGACCACCAGTCCTGTTGTCCCCTATGGAAAACTTTCAGGCCAGACGGTGTATATGTACTTCTCGCCATGCCTTGATATTGCATCTGCTTTACAGAAAGTCTTTGGGGATATACCACAACCCAAG GGCTCAGTACCAGAAAGACAAACAGCCCCTCTGGCCTCCTACATTGAAGACTCCTCCTCAG AACCTCCTGGTGCAGTAACAGAGGATTCTCCAAG TCCACAGATTACGAACGAAGACACAGAG ATGAGCCAGGCGGAGGTGTCCGTACAGCA AGAGGAAGAAAGCACCCCCACACAAGATGTCTTCCTGATGCGCAATGACTCTGACACAGAG GTTGAAGTAAAACACAATCTTGAACCCACAAGACGCTTATCAAAGCGCTCACAAGTCACAAAGCCAGACAATGTGTCATTCTGGACTGCTTTGAAGATTTATAAG GTAATGAGGGCAAGAACAAGATTTCTCAGCAAGCCCGCCTCCACAAATGT GTCTCATCCGACTGTCTCGGCCAGCACAACTGAGAAGAAAGTTCCACAGAAG ACCAGAGGGGAAGGGTCCAACTGGGCTGACCTTGAGGGGAACAGCATTGCCACAGACAAGCTCAGCCCCTGCCACACTagcacacccacatgcacctACACCAGGAAGAaaccaaaggtcaaaggtcgaCTGAGGG TCCTGCCTCTATCATCCCCCAGTAGTGGAGAGGAGGACCATGTTAAG ACTTTGTCATCAATCCAAAAGACATCAGCTGCTAATCTACAGGTCATTTCTGAAATCTCTGAATGTGAGAAGGGCCAGACAGACGCGATGGCCGACTCAG GATTCCTTGAGCTGTCGGTCCTTGACAGCACCATACCTGAAACTCTACCCTGTGACCTGGCTGATAAG GAAAGTGCACTTGCTCAAGAATCATCATTTCAATCAAGAAAAAGGCCCCTCAAGAGTCCAG AGCCTTCTGTGAtccagaggagagagcaggcagGAGTAGGCCTGCAGTCCAGAGGCCTATTCCACTCCCATCCACAAGAGGGGGCAGCAG ACCCTGTAATGGCAGATGAGGAGGACTCTGAGGCAGATATCATGGGTCCTGATGTGATCTCCGCTTTCCGGAGCTTCAAGTCTCAGCTGCTGGACCACGTCTTT GCAAAATATCAGAAAATAGAGACAAGATCTCTACAGTCACTGTCTGATTGCCAGAACCAGGTGGTGACGCTTCTGAAAACTGTGCAAACTCAGCG gctgcagctgctggaGAGGTTTGAGGAAGTGGTTGTGGAGCAGCTTGGGCGTCTGGAGCAGGATTGTCGTTCACTCAGGAACATCGAGCAGGAGACCATG
- the sycp2l gene encoding synaptonemal complex protein 2-like isoform X6, translated as MLTWYERTMEQIILSEEATPEQMTFLEAFYDIAVKLSHGIIEGKATIRTLLILRFGALVADERANYKLRLDAIQTINSMVDGISKDDRRDICQCSSLSQLLEDFANALLKGGDYEFQVAVTEALSRMTVKRTREDIAHKWFGDKGLASSFIGIKYGEFETDCRIFLNEVNLSFGDERRVFTFPCSRVFLGPTELYKPDDVHLKEFWVDFNVGSSCITFSVDDPENSLWGSICLVKTSVRFYELSTVTDQLLLTIWTTSPVVPYGKLSGQTVYMYFSPCLDIASALQKVFGDIPQPKGSVPERQTAPLASYIEDSSSEPPGAVTEDSPSPQITNEDTEMSQAEVSVQQEEESTPTQDVFLMRNDSDTEVEVKHNLEPTRRLSKRSQVTKPDNVSFWTALKIYKVMRARTRFLSKPASTNVSHPTVSASTTEKKVPQKTRGEGSNWADLEGNSIATDKLSPCHTSTPTCTYTRKKPKVKGRLRVLPLSSPSSGEEDHVKTLSSIQKTSAANLQVISEISECEKGQTDAMADSGFLELSVLDSTIPETLPCDLADKESALAQESSFQSRKRPLKSPEPSVIQRREQAGVGLQSRGLFHSHPQEGAADPVMADEEDSEADIMGPDVISAFRSFKSQLLDHVFAKYQKIETRSLQSLSDCQNQVVTLLKTVQTQRLQLLERFEEVVVEQLGRLEQDCRSLRNIEQETMTFWKTEYQAVRSFCERQQSRLDSLEICRGNTTQHAPAPQAEEEDASME; from the exons ATGCTCACTTGGTATGAGAGGACAATGGAGCAAATAATCCTGAGTGAAGAAGCAACTCCAGAGCAGATGACTTTCCTAGAGGCTTTCTATGATATTGCTGTG AAACTTTCTCATGGCATTATTGAAG GCAAAGCTACAATCAGGACTCTTCTTATTCTGCGCTTTGGGGCTCTTGTGGCAGATGAGAGGGCAAACTACAAACTTCGCCTTGAT GCCATTCAGACAATTAACTCCATGGTGGATGGGATTTCCAAGGATGACCGGCGAGATATTTGTCAATGCTCTTCTCTTTCTCAGCTCCt GGAAGACTTTGCCAATGCTTTGTTGAAAGGTGGAG ATTATGAGTTTCAGGTTGCTGTGACTGAGGCACTGTCACGCATGACCGTaaagaggacaagagaggacATTGCCCACAAGTGGTTTGGTGACAAAGGACTGGCATCCTCTTTTATTGGTATTAAATACGGAGAGTTCGAAACA GATTGCCGGATATTTCTAAATGAAGTAAATCTCTCATTTGGAGATGAAAGAAG AGTTTTCACATTTCCCTGCTCAAGAGTGTTTCTTGGCCCTACTGAG CTTTACAAGCCTGATGATGTACACCTCAAGGAGTTCTGGGTGGATTTCAACGTTGGTTCATCCTGCATCACCTTCTCTGTGGATGATCCAGAG AACTCTCTCTGGGGGTCTATCTGCTTGGTGAAGACATCTGTTCGATTCTATGAACTGTCAA CAGTGACTGACCAACTACTCCTGACTATCTGGACCACCAGTCCTGTTGTCCCCTATGGAAAACTTTCAGGCCAGACGGTGTATATGTACTTCTCGCCATGCCTTGATATTGCATCTGCTTTACAGAAAGTCTTTGGGGATATACCACAACCCAAG GGCTCAGTACCAGAAAGACAAACAGCCCCTCTGGCCTCCTACATTGAAGACTCCTCCTCAG AACCTCCTGGTGCAGTAACAGAGGATTCTCCAAG TCCACAGATTACGAACGAAGACACAGAG ATGAGCCAGGCGGAGGTGTCCGTACAGCA AGAGGAAGAAAGCACCCCCACACAAGATGTCTTCCTGATGCGCAATGACTCTGACACAGAG GTTGAAGTAAAACACAATCTTGAACCCACAAGACGCTTATCAAAGCGCTCACAAGTCACAAAGCCAGACAATGTGTCATTCTGGACTGCTTTGAAGATTTATAAG GTAATGAGGGCAAGAACAAGATTTCTCAGCAAGCCCGCCTCCACAAATGT GTCTCATCCGACTGTCTCGGCCAGCACAACTGAGAAGAAAGTTCCACAGAAG ACCAGAGGGGAAGGGTCCAACTGGGCTGACCTTGAGGGGAACAGCATTGCCACAGACAAGCTCAGCCCCTGCCACACTagcacacccacatgcacctACACCAGGAAGAaaccaaaggtcaaaggtcgaCTGAGGG TCCTGCCTCTATCATCCCCCAGTAGTGGAGAGGAGGACCATGTTAAG ACTTTGTCATCAATCCAAAAGACATCAGCTGCTAATCTACAGGTCATTTCTGAAATCTCTGAATGTGAGAAGGGCCAGACAGACGCGATGGCCGACTCAG GATTCCTTGAGCTGTCGGTCCTTGACAGCACCATACCTGAAACTCTACCCTGTGACCTGGCTGATAAG GAAAGTGCACTTGCTCAAGAATCATCATTTCAATCAAGAAAAAGGCCCCTCAAGAGTCCAG AGCCTTCTGTGAtccagaggagagagcaggcagGAGTAGGCCTGCAGTCCAGAGGCCTATTCCACTCCCATCCACAAGAGGGGGCAGCAG ACCCTGTAATGGCAGATGAGGAGGACTCTGAGGCAGATATCATGGGTCCTGATGTGATCTCCGCTTTCCGGAGCTTCAAGTCTCAGCTGCTGGACCACGTCTTT GCAAAATATCAGAAAATAGAGACAAGATCTCTACAGTCACTGTCTGATTGCCAGAACCAGGTGGTGACGCTTCTGAAAACTGTGCAAACTCAGCG gctgcagctgctggaGAGGTTTGAGGAAGTGGTTGTGGAGCAGCTTGGGCGTCTGGAGCAGGATTGTCGTTCACTCAGGAACATCGAGCAGGAGACCATG
- the sycp2l gene encoding synaptonemal complex protein 2-like isoform X7, translated as MEQIILSEEATPEQMTFLEAFYDIAVKLSHGIIEGKATIRTLLILRFGALVADERANYKLRLDAIQTINSMVDGISKDDRRDICQCSSLSQLLEDFANALLKGGDYEFQVAVTEALSRMTVKRTREDIAHKWFGDKGLASSFIGIKYGEFETDCRIFLNEVNLSFGDERRVFTFPCSRVFLGPTELYKPDDVHLKEFWVDFNVGSSCITFSVDDPENSLWGSICLVKTSVRFYELSTVTDQLLLTIWTTSPVVPYGKLSGQTVYMYFSPCLDIASALQKVFGDIPQPKGSVPERQTAPLASYIEDSSSEPPGAVTEDSPSPQITNEDTEMSQAEVSVQQEEESTPTQDVFLMRNDSDTEVEVKHNLEPTRRLSKRSQVTKPDNVSFWTALKIYKVMRARTRFLSKPASTNVSHPTVSASTTEKKVPQKTRGEGSNWADLEGNSIATDKLSPCHTSTPTCTYTRKKPKVKGRLRVLPLSSPSSGEEDHVKTLSSIQKTSAANLQVISEISECEKGQTDAMADSGFLELSVLDSTIPETLPCDLADKESALAQESSFQSRKRPLKSPEPSVIQRREQAGVGLQSRGLFHSHPQEGAADPVMADEEDSEADIMGPDVISAFRSFKSQLLDHVFAKYQKIETRSLQSLSDCQNQVVTLLKTVQTQRLQLLERFEEVVVEQLGRLEQDCRSLRNIEQETMTFWKTEYQAVRSFCERQQSRLDSLEICRGNTTQHAPAPQAEEEDASME; from the exons ATGGAGCAAATAATCCTGAGTGAAGAAGCAACTCCAGAGCAGATGACTTTCCTAGAGGCTTTCTATGATATTGCTGTG AAACTTTCTCATGGCATTATTGAAG GCAAAGCTACAATCAGGACTCTTCTTATTCTGCGCTTTGGGGCTCTTGTGGCAGATGAGAGGGCAAACTACAAACTTCGCCTTGAT GCCATTCAGACAATTAACTCCATGGTGGATGGGATTTCCAAGGATGACCGGCGAGATATTTGTCAATGCTCTTCTCTTTCTCAGCTCCt GGAAGACTTTGCCAATGCTTTGTTGAAAGGTGGAG ATTATGAGTTTCAGGTTGCTGTGACTGAGGCACTGTCACGCATGACCGTaaagaggacaagagaggacATTGCCCACAAGTGGTTTGGTGACAAAGGACTGGCATCCTCTTTTATTGGTATTAAATACGGAGAGTTCGAAACA GATTGCCGGATATTTCTAAATGAAGTAAATCTCTCATTTGGAGATGAAAGAAG AGTTTTCACATTTCCCTGCTCAAGAGTGTTTCTTGGCCCTACTGAG CTTTACAAGCCTGATGATGTACACCTCAAGGAGTTCTGGGTGGATTTCAACGTTGGTTCATCCTGCATCACCTTCTCTGTGGATGATCCAGAG AACTCTCTCTGGGGGTCTATCTGCTTGGTGAAGACATCTGTTCGATTCTATGAACTGTCAA CAGTGACTGACCAACTACTCCTGACTATCTGGACCACCAGTCCTGTTGTCCCCTATGGAAAACTTTCAGGCCAGACGGTGTATATGTACTTCTCGCCATGCCTTGATATTGCATCTGCTTTACAGAAAGTCTTTGGGGATATACCACAACCCAAG GGCTCAGTACCAGAAAGACAAACAGCCCCTCTGGCCTCCTACATTGAAGACTCCTCCTCAG AACCTCCTGGTGCAGTAACAGAGGATTCTCCAAG TCCACAGATTACGAACGAAGACACAGAG ATGAGCCAGGCGGAGGTGTCCGTACAGCA AGAGGAAGAAAGCACCCCCACACAAGATGTCTTCCTGATGCGCAATGACTCTGACACAGAG GTTGAAGTAAAACACAATCTTGAACCCACAAGACGCTTATCAAAGCGCTCACAAGTCACAAAGCCAGACAATGTGTCATTCTGGACTGCTTTGAAGATTTATAAG GTAATGAGGGCAAGAACAAGATTTCTCAGCAAGCCCGCCTCCACAAATGT GTCTCATCCGACTGTCTCGGCCAGCACAACTGAGAAGAAAGTTCCACAGAAG ACCAGAGGGGAAGGGTCCAACTGGGCTGACCTTGAGGGGAACAGCATTGCCACAGACAAGCTCAGCCCCTGCCACACTagcacacccacatgcacctACACCAGGAAGAaaccaaaggtcaaaggtcgaCTGAGGG TCCTGCCTCTATCATCCCCCAGTAGTGGAGAGGAGGACCATGTTAAG ACTTTGTCATCAATCCAAAAGACATCAGCTGCTAATCTACAGGTCATTTCTGAAATCTCTGAATGTGAGAAGGGCCAGACAGACGCGATGGCCGACTCAG GATTCCTTGAGCTGTCGGTCCTTGACAGCACCATACCTGAAACTCTACCCTGTGACCTGGCTGATAAG GAAAGTGCACTTGCTCAAGAATCATCATTTCAATCAAGAAAAAGGCCCCTCAAGAGTCCAG AGCCTTCTGTGAtccagaggagagagcaggcagGAGTAGGCCTGCAGTCCAGAGGCCTATTCCACTCCCATCCACAAGAGGGGGCAGCAG ACCCTGTAATGGCAGATGAGGAGGACTCTGAGGCAGATATCATGGGTCCTGATGTGATCTCCGCTTTCCGGAGCTTCAAGTCTCAGCTGCTGGACCACGTCTTT GCAAAATATCAGAAAATAGAGACAAGATCTCTACAGTCACTGTCTGATTGCCAGAACCAGGTGGTGACGCTTCTGAAAACTGTGCAAACTCAGCG gctgcagctgctggaGAGGTTTGAGGAAGTGGTTGTGGAGCAGCTTGGGCGTCTGGAGCAGGATTGTCGTTCACTCAGGAACATCGAGCAGGAGACCATG